Proteins from a genomic interval of Cognatishimia sp. WU-CL00825:
- a CDS encoding MEKHLA domain-containing protein: MLEPNKTNGFQAAHAQMIITSFQTKLGRAILPDATPETLYHSDQIILSHNTDDDPILTYGNLAAQALWQMPWQALTQLPSRKTAETTHRNTRTKMFQAMRQDGYFENYQGMRVSATGQRFRIENAIIWTLTDKHGVPQGEAATFRDFTRF, encoded by the coding sequence ATGTTAGAGCCCAACAAGACCAACGGCTTTCAAGCCGCACATGCGCAGATGATCATCACGTCTTTTCAAACCAAGCTGGGGCGCGCGATCCTGCCCGATGCCACGCCCGAAACCCTGTATCACTCGGATCAAATCATACTGTCGCATAACACAGATGACGATCCGATCTTGACCTATGGCAACCTGGCCGCCCAGGCCCTGTGGCAAATGCCCTGGCAGGCTCTCACGCAATTGCCCTCGCGCAAAACCGCCGAAACCACCCATCGCAATACCCGCACCAAGATGTTTCAAGCCATGCGCCAAGACGGCTATTTTGAAAACTACCAAGGCATGCGCGTCAGCGCCACCGGCCAGCGCTTTCGCATAGAAAACGCCATCATCTGGACGCTCACAGACAAACACGGCGTGCCACAGGGCGAAGCCGCCACCTTCCGCGATTTCACCCGGTTCTAG
- a CDS encoding YbjN domain-containing protein — MSGLRTFVAAIGFAVPFALGASAEVIDRVSAPRLVELIAVNGWPHDLQSNMDTGEPVITFEAEGVKMVMRALECESDSCQTLMIFANFDVGRQLAVQDFLAVSDFNDANMLGRSYVNLQENKIGLDLVVDLRGGVTEEHLRLNIAEFPAMVSAFLAHYVQFSEHLAAQQR; from the coding sequence ATGTCGGGACTCAGAACTTTCGTGGCTGCAATTGGATTTGCGGTGCCATTTGCGTTGGGCGCATCTGCTGAGGTGATTGACCGTGTGTCAGCCCCTCGGTTGGTGGAGCTGATCGCGGTAAATGGCTGGCCACATGATTTACAAAGCAACATGGACACGGGGGAGCCTGTGATCACCTTTGAGGCAGAGGGGGTGAAAATGGTGATGCGGGCGCTGGAATGCGAAAGCGACAGTTGCCAGACCTTGATGATATTTGCCAATTTTGATGTGGGGCGGCAATTGGCGGTGCAGGATTTTCTGGCTGTCAGTGATTTTAACGACGCCAATATGCTGGGGCGCTCTTATGTCAATTTGCAGGAAAACAAGATCGGATTGGACTTGGTGGTGGACCTGCGCGGCGGGGTCACAGAGGAGCATCTGCGTTTGAACATTGCGGAGTTTCCGGCGATGGTCAGTGCGTTTTTGGCGCATTACGTGCAGTTTTCAGAACATCTGGCGGCGCAGCAACGATAG
- the eno gene encoding phosphopyruvate hydratase, giving the protein MSTIIDIHAREILDSRGNPTVEVDVILEDGTMGRAAVPSGASTGAYEAVEKRDGDKARYLGKGVLEAVAAVNGEIAENLVGFDATEQESIDAAMIELDGTDNKARLGANAILGVSLAVAKAAADFTAQPLYRYIGGTSARVLPVPMMNIINGGEHADNPIDIQEFMIMPVSATNVKEAIRMGAEVFHTLKKELSAAGHNTGIGDEGGFAPNLASTRVALDFVMSAIEKAGYKPGEDIYLALDCAATEYFKDGKYEMKGEGISLTSAENVEYLAKLTEDYPIISIEDGCDEDDWDGWKMLTDKIGDKVQLVGDDLFVTNPARLSTGIEKGSANAMLVKVNQIGSLSETLKAVDMAHRAGFKNVMSHRSGETEDATIADLAVATNCGQIKTGSLSRSDRLAKYNQLIRIEELLGETAEYAGRSILK; this is encoded by the coding sequence ATGAGCACCATCATTGATATTCACGCCCGCGAAATTCTGGACAGCCGTGGCAACCCAACCGTCGAAGTTGACGTCATTCTCGAAGACGGCACCATGGGCCGCGCTGCTGTGCCTTCTGGCGCCTCCACAGGGGCCTATGAAGCCGTCGAAAAACGTGACGGCGACAAGGCGCGCTATTTAGGCAAAGGCGTTCTCGAAGCTGTCGCGGCTGTGAACGGCGAAATCGCCGAAAACCTGGTTGGTTTTGACGCCACCGAACAAGAATCCATCGACGCAGCAATGATCGAACTGGATGGCACCGACAACAAAGCCCGCCTGGGCGCAAACGCCATCTTGGGCGTGTCATTGGCTGTTGCCAAAGCGGCCGCCGATTTCACCGCACAGCCGCTCTACCGCTATATCGGCGGCACATCCGCACGGGTTCTGCCAGTTCCGATGATGAACATCATCAATGGCGGCGAACATGCCGATAACCCAATCGACATCCAAGAATTCATGATCATGCCGGTTTCGGCAACCAATGTGAAAGAAGCGATCCGCATGGGGGCCGAGGTCTTTCACACGCTGAAAAAAGAACTCTCCGCCGCGGGGCACAACACCGGTATCGGCGACGAAGGTGGCTTTGCGCCTAACCTCGCCAGCACCCGTGTTGCGCTTGATTTTGTCATGTCTGCAATCGAAAAAGCCGGCTACAAACCAGGCGAAGACATCTATCTGGCGCTGGACTGTGCTGCGACAGAATATTTCAAAGACGGCAAATACGAGATGAAGGGCGAAGGCATTTCCCTGACATCTGCTGAAAACGTCGAATATCTGGCGAAACTGACCGAAGATTACCCAATCATTTCCATCGAAGATGGCTGTGACGAAGATGACTGGGATGGTTGGAAAATGCTGACCGATAAAATTGGCGACAAAGTGCAATTGGTTGGCGACGATCTGTTTGTGACCAACCCTGCGCGTCTGTCCACTGGTATCGAAAAAGGCTCTGCCAATGCGATGCTGGTGAAAGTGAACCAAATCGGTTCTTTGTCTGAAACCTTGAAAGCCGTTGATATGGCCCACCGTGCGGGCTTTAAAAACGTCATGTCGCACCGGTCCGGTGAAACCGAAGACGCAACCATTGCTGACCTCGCTGTCGCCACCAACTGTGGCCAGATCAAAACCGGTTCGCTGTCACGTTCTGACCGTCTGGCGAAATACAACCAGTTGATCCGCATCGAGGAACTTTTGGGCGAAACCGCCGAATACGCAGGCCGTTCGATCCTCAAGTAA
- a CDS encoding Fur family transcriptional regulator, which yields MTTDTIISRCEAQGLRMTEQRRTIAAVLQESSDHPDVEELYARASARDAAISLATVYRTVKLFQEAGILDKLEFGDGRARYEDAEREHHDHLIDITTGQVIEFMDPDIEKLQEKIAAKLGYRLRGHKLELYGVPIKRPAE from the coding sequence ATGACCACTGACACAATCATTTCCAGATGCGAAGCTCAGGGCCTGCGCATGACCGAACAACGCCGTACCATTGCGGCGGTTCTTCAGGAAAGCAGCGACCACCCGGATGTAGAAGAACTCTATGCCCGCGCCAGCGCCCGCGACGCCGCCATTTCGCTGGCCACCGTCTATCGTACGGTTAAGCTTTTCCAAGAAGCTGGCATTCTGGACAAACTGGAATTTGGCGATGGCCGCGCACGCTATGAAGATGCAGAACGCGAACACCATGACCATCTGATCGATATCACCACCGGTCAGGTGATTGAGTTCATGGATCCAGACATCGAAAAACTTCAGGAAAAAATTGCCGCCAAATTAGGCTACCGACTGCGCGGTCATAAACTGGAACTCTATGGCGTGCCTATAAAACGCCCGGCTGAATAA
- a CDS encoding PAS domain-containing sensor histidine kinase, producing MTQSKELADTRMSADRAKEVLTEAGMGLFDLDLRTGDSNVNKSWKTMLGLPADAVISPQDELMARLHPDDVKAVHAADSALFAGEAERSKTTFRLRHEEGHWVWVQSDAGVTGRDNDGKPTGLAGIHIDVSDRVEEDKAKDEFVAMISHELRTPLTSVLGALKMVNSGKIGELPGPVSNLLQLAQRNSNRLLHMVNELLDFKSLESGALSYDIGTLDAREVSADATLSMQGYLQDGQSIRQILPDGDAPLWIEADVNRLHQILSNLLSNAAKFSPSESEIEIGLAIEEGQVRYTVRDHGPGVPEELQGRMFTRFAQAKSGEKQKFKSTGLGLSICKQMTEGMGGEIGYFNNDDGGATFWVGFPLLKDKASA from the coding sequence GTGACCCAGTCAAAAGAACTGGCCGATACACGGATGTCGGCCGACCGGGCAAAAGAGGTTCTGACCGAGGCGGGAATGGGGTTGTTTGACCTTGATTTGCGTACCGGTGATTCCAATGTGAACAAATCGTGGAAGACAATGCTTGGCCTGCCGGCTGATGCGGTGATCTCTCCGCAAGACGAATTGATGGCGCGGTTGCATCCTGATGATGTGAAAGCGGTGCACGCGGCAGACAGCGCGTTGTTTGCGGGCGAGGCTGAGCGCAGCAAGACGACTTTCCGCCTGCGGCACGAAGAGGGCCATTGGGTCTGGGTGCAATCAGACGCTGGGGTGACCGGGCGCGACAACGATGGCAAACCAACCGGATTGGCAGGCATTCATATTGACGTGTCTGACCGTGTTGAAGAAGATAAAGCCAAAGACGAGTTTGTGGCGATGATCAGCCATGAATTGCGCACGCCTTTAACTTCGGTCCTTGGGGCTTTGAAAATGGTCAATAGCGGCAAAATTGGTGAGCTGCCGGGACCGGTGAGCAATTTGCTGCAACTTGCGCAGCGCAACAGCAACCGTTTGCTGCATATGGTCAATGAATTGTTGGATTTCAAATCATTGGAGAGCGGCGCGCTTTCCTATGATATCGGCACATTGGATGCCCGCGAGGTTTCTGCGGACGCGACATTGTCGATGCAGGGCTATTTGCAAGACGGGCAAAGCATTCGGCAGATTTTGCCTGACGGCGATGCCCCGCTTTGGATTGAGGCGGACGTCAATCGTTTGCATCAAATCCTGTCCAACCTGTTGTCAAACGCCGCCAAATTCTCGCCGTCTGAATCCGAAATTGAAATTGGTCTGGCCATAGAGGAAGGTCAGGTGCGCTATACGGTGCGCGACCATGGACCTGGTGTGCCAGAAGAGCTGCAGGGCCGGATGTTTACGCGGTTTGCGCAGGCCAAGTCTGGGGAAAAGCAGAAATTCAAAAGCACAGGGCTGGGATTGTCGATCTGTAAACAGATGACCGAAGGCATGGGCGGTGAAATTGGGTATTTCAACAATGACGATGGTGGCGCGACTTTTTGGGTCGGGTTCCCCTTGCTTAAGGATAAAGCGTCAGCTTGA
- a CDS encoding anhydro-N-acetylmuramic acid kinase produces the protein MLKAKLSKGPLRVAGAMSGTSLDGVDVAVLDTDGVSIFGFGDSRYLAYDADQQAVLAAALGQWTGEAVEAATKVVQRAHGAALAGFGACDLIGFHGQTLAHEPRGRGTLQVGDGAALAETLGVPVVWDFRSADVQLGGEGAPLAPFYHFACAKWIGATAPVVFLNLGGVGNLTWVDPSKSGPEEAGALLAFDTGPANAPINDLMQERLGQPYDKDGAVALSGEVETGALELFLAEAYFARMPPKSLDRNDFSEMIDLVRELSDGDAAATLTAMCAAGVAQGMQHCPRAPSRVLVTGGGRNNPVLMQMLRVSLDCDVVAIEEVGLDGDMLEAQAFAYLAARVARGMPTSGPSTTGVMARVGGGILSSPTS, from the coding sequence ATGTTGAAGGCCAAATTGAGCAAGGGTCCATTGCGGGTGGCTGGGGCCATGTCGGGCACATCGCTGGATGGGGTCGATGTGGCGGTTCTGGACACTGATGGCGTGTCAATTTTTGGATTTGGGGACAGCCGGTATCTGGCCTATGACGCGGATCAGCAAGCGGTGCTGGCGGCGGCGCTTGGGCAGTGGACGGGTGAGGCGGTAGAGGCGGCCACAAAGGTTGTTCAGCGCGCGCATGGCGCGGCTTTGGCGGGGTTTGGCGCATGTGATCTGATTGGGTTTCACGGTCAGACACTGGCACATGAGCCGCGGGGCCGTGGCACCTTGCAGGTGGGCGATGGGGCCGCACTGGCAGAGACGCTGGGGGTGCCGGTAGTTTGGGATTTTCGATCAGCTGACGTGCAACTGGGTGGTGAGGGCGCGCCGCTGGCACCGTTTTATCATTTTGCCTGTGCCAAATGGATTGGTGCAACCGCGCCTGTGGTGTTTTTGAACCTGGGGGGCGTTGGGAACCTGACCTGGGTGGACCCCAGCAAATCCGGGCCAGAAGAGGCGGGTGCCTTGCTGGCGTTTGACACCGGGCCAGCCAATGCACCGATCAATGATTTGATGCAAGAGCGCCTGGGTCAGCCCTATGATAAGGACGGCGCGGTGGCCCTGTCGGGTGAGGTGGAAACCGGCGCGCTGGAGTTGTTTTTGGCAGAGGCTTATTTCGCAAGAATGCCGCCAAAGTCATTGGATAGAAACGATTTTTCCGAAATGATAGATCTGGTGCGGGAGTTGTCGGATGGGGATGCGGCCGCGACCCTGACGGCGATGTGTGCGGCGGGCGTGGCGCAGGGCATGCAACATTGCCCGCGCGCGCCAAGCCGGGTGCTGGTGACCGGTGGCGGGCGCAACAACCCTGTGTTGATGCAGATGTTGCGCGTGTCGCTGGACTGTGACGTTGTCGCCATCGAAGAGGTCGGGCTGGACGGGGATATGCTGGAAGCCCAGGCCTTTGCCTATTTGGCAGCACGTGTGGCGCGGGGAATGCCGACTTCTGGGCCAAGCACAACCGGTGTGATGGCGCGCGTCGGCGGTGGTATTTTGAGCAGCCCAACAAGCTGA